The proteins below come from a single Prochlorococcus marinus str. MIT 9215 genomic window:
- the nuoH gene encoding NADH-quinone oxidoreductase subunit NuoH, which yields MDYGLDLEYSFNEFLKGFGLSSEIAHIIWLPLPMLLVLVAAVVGVLVTVWLERKISAAAQQRIGPEYAGALGVLQPIADGLKLLVKEDIIPAKADGILFTAGPILVLVPVILSWLIVPFGQNLLISNVGIGIFLWIALSSIQPIGLLMSGYASNNKYSLLGGLRAAAQSISYEIPLALSVLAIVLMTNSLSTIDIVNQQSGAGILSWNIWRQPVGFIVFWICALAECERLPFDLPEAEEELVAGYQTEYAGMKFALFYLGSYINLILSALLVSILYLGGWGFPIPVELIAKFLNLPINAPLIQVFTASIGIVMTVLKAYLLVFIAILLRWTTPRVRIDQLLDLGWKFLLPISLANLLITAGLKLAFPQFFGG from the coding sequence TTGGATTACGGATTAGATCTCGAATATAGTTTTAATGAATTCTTGAAAGGTTTTGGCCTTTCCAGCGAAATCGCTCATATAATTTGGCTCCCTTTACCTATGCTTTTGGTTTTGGTAGCAGCAGTTGTTGGCGTTTTAGTAACAGTTTGGCTTGAAAGAAAAATATCTGCTGCTGCACAACAAAGAATAGGGCCCGAATATGCAGGCGCACTTGGCGTCCTGCAGCCGATTGCGGATGGTCTTAAATTACTTGTTAAAGAGGATATTATTCCTGCTAAAGCAGATGGAATTCTCTTTACTGCAGGACCCATATTAGTTCTTGTACCAGTGATTCTGTCTTGGCTAATTGTTCCTTTTGGACAAAACCTTTTAATAAGTAACGTTGGTATTGGTATTTTTCTATGGATCGCTTTAAGCAGTATCCAACCCATTGGACTACTTATGAGTGGATACGCCTCAAATAATAAATATTCATTATTGGGAGGATTAAGAGCAGCAGCTCAATCAATAAGCTACGAAATACCTTTAGCTTTATCTGTACTAGCTATTGTTCTAATGACAAATTCTTTAAGTACTATTGACATTGTTAACCAACAAAGTGGTGCTGGAATTCTAAGTTGGAATATTTGGAGGCAACCAGTTGGATTTATAGTATTTTGGATTTGTGCTCTTGCAGAATGCGAAAGACTTCCATTTGACTTACCTGAAGCTGAAGAAGAATTAGTTGCAGGATATCAAACTGAATATGCAGGGATGAAATTCGCTTTATTCTATCTTGGTAGTTACATTAATTTAATCCTTTCAGCATTATTGGTATCAATACTATATTTGGGTGGATGGGGGTTTCCTATTCCAGTTGAATTAATAGCAAAGTTTCTTAATTTACCCATTAATGCCCCCCTCATCCAGGTTTTCACTGCATCGATAGGTATTGTAATGACTGTATTGAAAGCATATCTTTTGGTTTTCATCGCAATACTTCTACGTTGGACAACTCCTAGAGTAAGAATCGATCAACTTTTAGATTTAGGATGGAAGTTTCTTCTTCCAATTTCTCTTGCTAATCTTTTGATAACTGCAGGCTTAAAACTTGCTTTTCCTCAATTCTTTGGTGGTTGA
- the ndhI gene encoding NAD(P)H-quinone oxidoreductase subunit I, whose protein sequence is MNNFLQQINSYIKEAFNAGKYLYNGLSVTFDHLRRRPVTVQYPYEKLIPSERYRGRIHYEFDKCIACEVCVRVCPINLPVVDWVMNKETKKKELRNYSIDFGVCIFCGNCVEYCPTNCLSMTEEYELATFDRHNLNFDNVALGRLPTNVTTDPSVKPLRELAYLPKGVMDPHEIPASDTRVGKLPEEVYDWMRPEPNENKDKVSNQIN, encoded by the coding sequence ATGAACAATTTTCTTCAACAAATAAATAGCTATATCAAAGAAGCATTTAATGCTGGCAAATATCTATACAATGGTTTATCAGTAACATTTGATCATCTTCGAAGAAGACCTGTTACTGTTCAATATCCATATGAAAAATTAATACCCTCTGAAAGATATAGAGGAAGGATACATTATGAGTTCGATAAATGTATTGCTTGTGAAGTTTGTGTGAGAGTTTGTCCCATAAATTTGCCAGTTGTTGATTGGGTAATGAATAAAGAAACCAAAAAAAAAGAGCTGAGAAATTATTCAATAGATTTTGGCGTTTGTATATTCTGCGGAAATTGTGTTGAATATTGCCCAACAAATTGTCTATCAATGACCGAAGAATATGAATTAGCTACTTTCGACAGACACAATCTAAATTTTGATAATGTTGCACTTGGTAGACTACCTACAAACGTCACAACAGATCCGTCAGTTAAACCGTTAAGAGAACTTGCCTATCTTCCTAAAGGTGTCATGGACCCTCATGAAATCCCAGCTTCAGATACTAGAGTTGGTAAATTACCTGAAGAAGTTTATGATTGGATGAGACCTGAACCCAATGAAAATAAAGATAAAGTTTCTAATCAAATTAATTAA